In the genome of Methylomagnum ishizawai, the window TGGACGAGCTTGATTTCCTTCATCGAGACTTAGATTCAATACAGATTGGTCAATTACTATTAACGAAAGGTAGTATCACGGTCATTGATATAAAAATGCTGAAAAGCTTGTGGCGTCCTATTAGCCTTGCGATTACAAGCGAAGGAAAAGCCACCCATGCTAATAAAAAAGATAAGGAGCAGGCAAAAAAGCGGATGGAGTTGGTGGGAAGCGTATTGGACCAGCTTCCGCCAACAGTTCAGATGTTTTTTGAGGCTGGCAGGAACATTATTTGGTCGTCTCTAAGTGCAGATCAAATGATCATCAACCCCGACGACTTGGCCCTGAAATACGGCGGCAAAGTTGATGGAGAATGGCATATGCTTTCCGTTTTAGATGCTAAACCAGATCAAGCCGTTTTCTCTAGTTTGCCCACCTTCGTGCTGGAACATCAGTTCCTATGCGGGATAGCGGAAATAATAGAAAATATGCGTAAGTGGGTTGGAAGGCCGGGCTATGCATATGGCGCAACACCTATAGCGATATTCCGGGCATTGAAACCTGCTAACCAATCTTGATTCAATTTGATTACGCACAAAAACCCGGCCTAGCCGGGTTTTTTATGCGCGATGGTTTGGGCGGTAGCACAAACCGGGTGGATTGCAATGGTGAATATTTACATTGAATCCGGTCGATAATTGGGTGGATTGGCTTTTCATTTTACTTGAATGGCATTTGACACGGGCATTTTGTTGGCTAACTTGTGGTTAGGCATAGACTTCGCGTGAATTTCATAGCTTTACTTTTCAAGTAATTGTCTGCAGATATAACCAATCACATTGGTCAATTCGTTTTCAAATGGTCTAGTAACGTCGTCATGTCCTGTTTTGGCATGAACCAATTCATGGATCAATGTGCCGGCATAATCTGAAATTGTTTTCAGATTTTTTCGATCAATGACAATTGAATATGAATTTTCATCCCAGCATCCAAGCGTTTCAACCCCAGAAAATAAATCTCTTCTCATCGTAGATGAGATTTTTATCTCCCTGACTTTTTTAGGCTTTCCACCGAAAATGTCAATTATTTTTTGAGTGTGTTGGTAGACAATTTTTTCTTTTTCGCTAAGATTTTCGAAATCGATAAAGTTGAATGTAAAGCTGTCGTTGTAATTTGAAATAAATTGCCCAATATCGACTATGGGATTCCCTGATAAATCTCTTGAGTCTTGAATTTTTAGCTTTAGATTTTCTGGTATCGTAATAATTTCATGACCACTATTTCTTGCTTGGTCAATCATGTCGGGATGCTGCATCGCCTCAAAAGAGGTTATAAAAAGATATTTCCCTTCTTGATTTAAGATTTTTACAGAATGTTCTTGAACATCAATCCAACTCAACTCATCGTGGGCCGTTCCTGCGCTGATATTTGTCAAATCATTTGCGAGTATCTCAACAACTTCCTTTTTTGTGGATGACAATAATATTTTTTTAATTGAATCCGTATATGCGGTGCGTCCAACATTTGTCCGCTCTCTGTTCAGGGCTTTTTTAATTGAAGCATTTAATGTTGTAATGTTGTAGCTAAATAAAAAATTTTCCTCTTCGGCAACTTTTACGCCATTTATATAAATATTTCCATGGCCTTTGCTGTGCTTAACGATCTGTCCTTGCTTTGTTGTTTCAATTATTTCTTCACCTGAGAACTTTAAAAAAAGCTTTTTTGCGTCATCAATATCTTTGTCAGTAACTCCATTTAATTCAATTTCTGTACCCACAAGGTCGGGATCGACCGCATCCTCAATTATTGCATGTAAAGTAACAATATCTTGGAATCCTTGTTTTTGTGATTTTGCAATTGTGATTCTACCATATTTTGATTTAGCGCTTACTATAATCTCCCTTCTATCAAAAGTTGCTAAAGCATCTTTTAAACCGATTCCAAACTTTCCAATTACGTTCGTACTAGCTAATTTCTCTTCGTTTTCATTCTGAGTAAGGTGAGTATATTTTATG includes:
- a CDS encoding ATP-binding protein, yielding MKKFDLNIERILENWETYHAIREIIANALDEQILTKTKDVEIFKRGNSWIIRDFGRGIKYTHLTQNENEEKLASTNVIGKFGIGLKDALATFDRREIIVSAKSKYGRITIAKSQKQGFQDIVTLHAIIEDAVDPDLVGTEIELNGVTDKDIDDAKKLFLKFSGEEIIETTKQGQIVKHSKGHGNIYINGVKVAEEENFLFSYNITTLNASIKKALNRERTNVGRTAYTDSIKKILLSSTKKEVVEILANDLTNISAGTAHDELSWIDVQEHSVKILNQEGKYLFITSFEAMQHPDMIDQARNSGHEIITIPENLKLKIQDSRDLSGNPIVDIGQFISNYNDSFTFNFIDFENLSEKEKIVYQHTQKIIDIFGGKPKKVREIKISSTMRRDLFSGVETLGCWDENSYSIVIDRKNLKTISDYAGTLIHELVHAKTGHDDVTRPFENELTNVIGYICRQLLEK